A window of Desulfobacterales bacterium contains these coding sequences:
- a CDS encoding DEAD/DEAH box helicase family protein → MDYDQLLKKYKLLLTENQLLRDENESLKRLTRASNIQTSESKKTICVDRSGSDKEITDNFLAPTVNNLSDSADKIRLFMSLFKGRDDVYARRWKNKNKGTSGYSPVCLNQWQPGLCGKPKIPCSKCANRSYAPLDETVIEDHLRGHVIVGIYPLLSDETCHFLAIDFDEGDWQKDILIVRDVCAEHDIPVAVERSRSGDGGHMWFFFEDRLPASLARKFGAALLTFSMNRRHEIKFRSYDRFFPSQDTMPKGGLGNLIALPLQKAARKERNSEFVDENFQSYDDQWAFLSGIERLSQARVENLISKLCQGDELGVLKADEEEAQKPWETPPKVILNKNDFPRQIEVVKANMLYIPKADISQRALNRLKRLASFKNPQFYKKQAMRMSTYGHPRVISCADERSGYLCLPRGCEAELKAMLDEYKIDVRFTDKTNSGSPIDVTFKGRLRDEQVLAVDQLLSHEMGILSGTTAFGKTVAAIKLIAEKKVNTLILVDKVNLLKQWEKRLLEFLSINEALPEPEPSAKKKSGRKKKRSLIGQLGGGKNTLTGIVDIAVMQSVSRPEDVHECIKNYGMLIADECHHASAFTYEKILKAANAKYIYGLTATPTRKDGHHPILFMQCGPIRFRDNAKKQAQKRPFEHFIVPRFTSFRMPLDNDGKDLTIQELYSEIAENEIRNQFIIEDVLSCYNDGRNCLVLTLRTAHVELLSEKLREKVPDVVKLTGKMGKKAIKAAFQQIADMPVDKNLILVATGHYIGEGFDEARLDTLFLAMPISWKGTLQQYAGRLHRLFANKKEVQIYDYVDIHVKMLEKMYQKRLTGYASMGYMAKGGEFQSDSPDIIYDNDNFMPIFSNDIVNAKKEIVIVSPFVRKRRTLQMLQYLKTASGKKAGVIVVTRPKTDFKEKDQAALDNALDLLQQNDIRIAFKSNIHQKFAIMDQSIIWYGSINLLSYGNAQESMMRIESPNIANELIKKIGAAEMNQLTIQMDISILKGNW, encoded by the coding sequence ATGGACTATGATCAATTATTAAAGAAATATAAGCTTCTGCTGACCGAAAATCAGCTTTTGAGAGATGAAAATGAAAGCTTGAAAAGGCTGACCCGCGCCAGCAATATTCAGACGTCAGAAAGTAAAAAGACAATATGCGTCGACAGAAGCGGATCTGATAAGGAAATAACGGACAACTTTCTGGCTCCCACCGTCAACAATCTTTCTGATTCTGCCGATAAAATAAGACTTTTTATGTCGCTTTTTAAGGGGCGGGATGACGTATATGCCAGGAGATGGAAAAACAAAAATAAGGGCACTTCCGGCTATTCGCCCGTCTGTTTAAACCAGTGGCAGCCCGGATTGTGCGGCAAGCCAAAAATACCCTGTTCAAAATGCGCCAACCGATCGTATGCGCCTCTGGATGAAACTGTCATAGAAGACCATTTGAGAGGCCATGTTATCGTCGGGATATATCCTTTGCTTTCAGATGAGACATGTCATTTTCTGGCGATCGATTTTGATGAAGGCGACTGGCAAAAGGATATTTTGATTGTAAGGGATGTTTGTGCGGAACACGATATTCCGGTTGCTGTTGAACGATCCCGATCAGGTGACGGCGGGCATATGTGGTTCTTTTTTGAGGATCGGCTTCCTGCGTCTCTGGCAAGAAAATTCGGTGCCGCCCTGCTCACCTTTTCGATGAACAGGCGGCATGAAATCAAATTCAGGTCCTATGATCGGTTTTTTCCCAGCCAGGACACAATGCCAAAAGGCGGTTTGGGGAATCTGATTGCGCTGCCTCTTCAAAAAGCTGCGAGAAAAGAAAGAAACAGTGAATTTGTTGATGAAAACTTTCAATCCTATGACGACCAATGGGCTTTTTTGTCCGGCATTGAGAGACTTTCTCAAGCGCGGGTTGAAAACCTCATATCCAAACTGTGCCAAGGTGATGAACTGGGCGTATTGAAAGCCGACGAAGAAGAAGCGCAAAAACCCTGGGAAACACCACCCAAAGTCATATTGAATAAAAATGATTTCCCACGGCAAATTGAAGTTGTGAAAGCCAATATGCTGTACATTCCCAAGGCGGACATCTCCCAAAGGGCGCTGAATCGCCTGAAAAGATTGGCATCCTTTAAAAATCCGCAGTTCTATAAGAAGCAGGCCATGAGAATGTCAACTTATGGACACCCTCGTGTTATTTCCTGCGCTGATGAGAGATCGGGCTATCTTTGTCTGCCCCGCGGCTGTGAAGCTGAATTGAAAGCGATGCTTGATGAATATAAGATTGATGTTCGTTTTACGGACAAAACCAACAGCGGCAGTCCCATTGACGTGACTTTCAAAGGCCGATTGAGAGATGAACAGGTATTGGCCGTTGATCAACTGTTGAGTCATGAGATGGGAATTCTGTCAGGCACAACCGCTTTTGGCAAGACCGTTGCGGCGATCAAACTCATTGCCGAAAAGAAAGTCAATACCTTGATCCTGGTTGATAAAGTCAATCTGCTGAAACAGTGGGAGAAGCGTTTATTAGAATTCTTAAGCATCAATGAGGCTTTGCCGGAACCGGAACCTTCGGCAAAGAAAAAAAGCGGGAGAAAGAAAAAGAGAAGCCTCATCGGACAACTGGGCGGCGGCAAGAACACCTTAACCGGAATAGTGGATATCGCAGTCATGCAATCTGTCAGCCGACCGGAAGACGTGCATGAATGTATAAAAAATTACGGGATGCTCATTGCTGATGAATGCCACCATGCATCCGCCTTTACTTATGAAAAAATTCTTAAAGCCGCGAATGCCAAATACATCTATGGCTTAACCGCGACACCCACCAGAAAAGACGGCCACCACCCGATTCTGTTCATGCAATGCGGTCCCATTCGCTTTCGGGACAATGCCAAAAAACAAGCCCAAAAAAGACCCTTTGAGCATTTCATCGTTCCAAGGTTTACATCCTTTAGAATGCCATTGGATAATGACGGGAAAGACTTGACCATTCAAGAGCTGTATTCTGAGATTGCAGAAAATGAAATCCGCAATCAATTCATCATTGAAGATGTGCTAAGCTGCTATAATGATGGCAGAAACTGCCTTGTTTTGACATTAAGAACGGCACATGTTGAGCTTTTGTCCGAAAAATTAAGGGAAAAAGTCCCTGATGTCGTCAAGCTCACTGGGAAAATGGGGAAAAAGGCAATTAAAGCGGCTTTCCAACAAATTGCCGATATGCCGGTGGATAAGAATCTCATTTTGGTGGCCACAGGGCACTATATCGGGGAGGGTTTCGACGAAGCGCGTCTTGATACATTATTTTTAGCCATGCCCATATCATGGAAAGGCACACTGCAACAATATGCCGGAAGGCTTCACCGGTTGTTTGCAAATAAAAAAGAAGTGCAGATCTATGATTATGTAGACATACACGTGAAGATGCTTGAAAAGATGTACCAGAAACGCCTCACCGGCTATGCTTCCATGGGATATATGGCAAAAGGCGGAGAATTCCAATCAGATTCTCCGGATATTATTTATGACAATGACAACTTCATGCCGATTTTCAGCAACGACATTGTTAATGCCAAGAAGGAAATCGTCATTGTCAGTCCCTTTGTGCGCAAAAGAAGAACATTACAAATGCTTCAATATCTTAAAACCGCATCCGGCAAAAAAGCCGGCGTGATCGTTGTGACAAGACCCAAAACGGATTTCAAGGAAAAGGACCAGGCAGCTTTGGATAATGCCCTGGATCTTTTGCAACAGAATGATATCAGGATTGCTTTTAAATCAAACATCCATCAAAAATTTGCCATAATGGATCAAAGCATCATCTGGTATGGCAGCATCAATCTTTTAAGTTACGGCAATGCTCAGGAAAGCATGATGCGAATCGAGAGCCCGAATATTGCAAATGAGCTGATAAAAAAGATCGGGGCGGCGGAAATGAATCAATTGACAATTCAGATGGATATATCTATATTGAAAGGAAATTGGTAA
- a CDS encoding ATP-binding cassette domain-containing protein has protein sequence MALIGMKDVSWGFGGTPLIDGVTFHIEKGQRVCLLGRNGAGKSSLFKLLQGEMSPDSGEVWRQQGVTVAELAQDVPPGFDGTIFDVVAGGLGENGEAIAEIRRLNQNALPEADGDVAANQTALQHRLEADGGWELQRHIESVLTRTQLEPEAPFATLSAGMKRRVLFARALAQDPDVLLLDEPTNHLDVAAIEWMEAFIGKNIKTLWFITHDRAFLKNLANRIMELDRGRLVAYDCDYETYLERRQAAMEAEEKQRAEFDKKLAKEESWVRQGLKARRKRNEGRVRALQKMREARRARRRDMGNVNLQVQQAEKTGKLVIEARSIHAAVDGSQGRIPLISDFSTVTMRGDRVGIIGPNGAGKTTLLNILLKQAAPDDGRVRHGTGLQVASFDQLRAGLDENRSVFENIGEGNDFIIFNGEKRHVISYLKDFLFTAERCRTPVHILSGGEKNRLLLARLFTRPANVLVMDEPTNDLDIETLDLLEDMLFHFKGTVLLVSHDRAFLNNVVTSTIVFEGDGKVIEYAGGYDDWLIQRKKREEDMPAAKTEKAAAKPPPSAKPKASRPPKLGYKEKHELEALPAKIEEMEAEHDALYARMADPEFYKTDKDEIARVKFRIEELEKAIEYAYDRWEALERR, from the coding sequence ATGGCATTGATCGGAATGAAAGACGTCTCATGGGGGTTCGGCGGAACCCCTTTGATCGACGGCGTCACCTTTCATATTGAAAAAGGACAGCGGGTCTGCCTCCTGGGTCGCAACGGCGCGGGCAAATCGAGCCTGTTCAAGCTGCTGCAGGGCGAAATGTCACCGGACAGCGGCGAAGTCTGGCGGCAGCAAGGGGTGACTGTGGCCGAGCTTGCCCAGGACGTGCCGCCGGGATTTGACGGTACCATTTTCGACGTGGTGGCCGGCGGCCTCGGCGAAAATGGGGAGGCCATCGCCGAAATCCGCCGGCTGAACCAAAACGCCCTGCCGGAAGCTGACGGCGATGTTGCCGCCAACCAGACGGCGCTCCAGCACCGGCTCGAAGCCGACGGCGGCTGGGAGTTGCAGCGGCATATCGAGAGCGTGCTGACGCGTACCCAGCTCGAACCGGAAGCCCCTTTTGCCACACTTTCAGCAGGCATGAAGCGGCGGGTCCTGTTTGCCCGGGCCTTGGCGCAGGACCCGGACGTGCTGCTTCTCGACGAACCCACCAACCACCTCGACGTGGCCGCCATTGAATGGATGGAAGCGTTTATCGGCAAAAACATTAAAACCCTGTGGTTTATCACCCACGACCGCGCGTTTTTAAAAAATCTCGCCAACCGCATCATGGAATTGGACCGGGGCCGCCTGGTGGCCTATGACTGCGACTATGAAACCTACCTCGAGCGCCGGCAGGCGGCCATGGAAGCTGAGGAAAAGCAGCGGGCGGAGTTTGACAAAAAGCTCGCCAAGGAAGAATCCTGGGTCCGGCAGGGACTAAAAGCCCGCCGGAAAAGAAACGAGGGGCGGGTGCGGGCGCTTCAGAAAATGCGGGAGGCCCGGCGGGCGCGGCGCCGGGACATGGGCAACGTCAATCTGCAGGTCCAGCAGGCGGAGAAAACCGGCAAGCTGGTCATCGAAGCCCGCTCAATCCACGCGGCCGTTGACGGCTCTCAAGGCCGCATCCCCCTGATTTCCGATTTTTCAACCGTGACCATGCGCGGCGACCGCGTCGGCATCATCGGCCCCAACGGGGCGGGCAAGACCACGCTGTTAAACATTCTGCTGAAACAGGCGGCACCGGATGACGGCCGCGTCCGGCATGGCACCGGGCTGCAGGTGGCCAGTTTCGATCAGCTCAGGGCCGGCCTGGACGAAAACCGGAGCGTTTTCGAAAACATCGGCGAAGGCAATGACTTTATCATCTTCAACGGGGAAAAGCGGCACGTGATCAGCTACCTCAAGGACTTTCTGTTTACGGCCGAACGATGCCGCACCCCCGTGCATATCCTCTCCGGCGGGGAAAAAAACCGGCTGCTGCTCGCGCGCCTGTTTACCCGGCCGGCCAACGTCCTTGTCATGGACGAACCCACCAATGATTTAGATATTGAGACCCTGGACCTGCTCGAAGACATGCTGTTTCATTTCAAGGGCACCGTGCTGCTGGTCAGCCACGACCGGGCGTTTTTAAACAACGTGGTTACCAGCACCATCGTTTTCGAGGGGGATGGGAAAGTGATCGAGTATGCGGGCGGCTACGACGACTGGCTGATTCAGCGCAAAAAGCGGGAAGAAGACATGCCGGCCGCCAAAACCGAAAAGGCGGCGGCAAAGCCCCCCCCCTCCGCCAAACCCAAGGCCAGCCGGCCGCCGAAACTCGGCTACAAGGAAAAGCATGAACTCGAAGCCCTGCCGGCGAAAATCGAGGAGATGGAAGCCGAGCATGACGCCCTCTATGCCCGAATGGCCGATCCGGAATTCTACAAAACCGACAAGGACGAAATCGCGCGGGTCAAATTCCGCATAGAGGAACTGGAAAAGGCGATCGAATACGCCTATGATCGGTGGGAGGCGCTGGAGCGTCGTTGA
- a CDS encoding vitamin B12-dependent ribonucleotide reductase: protein MDQQSFAFQPELRQNAKTVLERRYLKRDLDGKILEKPADMFKRVADTVASADLKFDEAADTAGLAEQFYTIMAGLEFLPNSPTLMNAGRELGQLSACFVLPVGDSMEEIFDAVKHTALIHKSGGGTGFSFSRLRPANDVVKSTTGVSSGPLSFMKVFDMATETIKQGGTRRGANMAILRVDHPDIMDFITCKTDKEQLNNFNISVGLTEVFMEAVKSEENYNLINPRDGEIVGTLNARVVFEKIVAQAWENGEPGIVFLDRLNRNNPTPHIGEIESTNPCGEQPLLPYESCNLGSINLGKMVRDGAIDWERLKTVIQTGVRFLDNVVEVNRYPLPEIARMTMGNRKIGLGVMGWADMLIQLQMPYDTEEAIELAEKLMKFINDEAHAASQQLAEQRGAFPNFSGSVFEKRGDAPIRNATVTTIAPTGTLSIIANSSSGVEPLFAVSYIRQVMDDDVLVEVHPLFEKIAKAQGFYSPELMEKIAVSGGVRDNAEIPEDIRQIFATAHDISPEMHIRMQAAFQKHTDNAVSKTVNFSKKATMDDVGSVYELAWQLGCKGVTIYRDGSRDKQVLSTGSMASEAKPTEEEKQNLIQRPKRKRPKILKGWTHQMQTGCGPIYITINEDHEGLFELFTTMGKAGGCAASQSEAIGRMVSLAWRSGIEARYIIGQLKGISCHSPAGFGKNKVLSCADAVAKAIEEHMAANGYGVVQKNFTPVKGACPDCGGMMVHEGGCSVCKVCGYSDCA from the coding sequence ATGGACCAGCAAAGTTTTGCGTTTCAGCCGGAGTTGCGTCAAAACGCGAAGACCGTATTGGAACGGCGTTATCTGAAACGAGATTTAGACGGAAAAATTCTTGAAAAACCCGCTGATATGTTCAAGCGGGTGGCTGACACCGTGGCTTCAGCGGACCTTAAATTTGACGAGGCGGCCGATACGGCCGGGCTTGCCGAACAATTTTACACGATAATGGCCGGCCTCGAATTTCTGCCAAACTCGCCCACCCTCATGAATGCGGGGCGGGAACTGGGCCAGCTGTCCGCCTGCTTTGTGCTGCCGGTAGGCGATTCAATGGAAGAAATCTTCGATGCGGTCAAGCATACGGCATTGATTCACAAATCAGGCGGCGGAACGGGCTTTTCTTTTTCAAGGCTTCGGCCGGCCAACGATGTGGTTAAAAGCACCACCGGGGTCTCCAGCGGCCCCCTCTCATTCATGAAGGTGTTTGACATGGCCACTGAAACCATAAAACAGGGCGGTACCCGGCGGGGGGCAAACATGGCCATCCTCCGTGTCGATCACCCGGATATCATGGATTTTATCACGTGCAAGACGGACAAAGAACAACTCAATAATTTCAATATTTCTGTTGGGCTCACCGAAGTTTTCATGGAAGCTGTAAAAAGCGAGGAAAATTATAATCTCATAAATCCAAGAGACGGCGAAATCGTGGGCACCCTGAATGCGCGCGTTGTATTCGAAAAAATCGTGGCCCAGGCCTGGGAAAACGGAGAACCGGGCATCGTGTTTCTGGATCGCTTGAATCGCAATAACCCAACGCCCCATATCGGAGAAATCGAATCAACCAATCCCTGCGGCGAACAGCCGCTCCTCCCATACGAATCCTGTAACCTGGGCTCGATCAATCTCGGAAAGATGGTCAGAGACGGGGCAATTGACTGGGAGCGCCTGAAAACGGTTATCCAAACCGGCGTGCGCTTTCTGGATAACGTGGTCGAGGTCAATCGCTATCCCCTGCCTGAAATTGCCCGAATGACCATGGGAAACCGTAAAATCGGCCTGGGTGTCATGGGCTGGGCTGATATGCTCATCCAGCTGCAAATGCCATACGATACGGAAGAAGCCATTGAACTGGCTGAGAAATTGATGAAATTCATTAATGATGAAGCCCATGCGGCCTCCCAACAGCTGGCCGAGCAGCGGGGGGCCTTTCCGAATTTCTCAGGCTCTGTTTTTGAAAAAAGAGGCGATGCCCCGATCCGAAATGCCACTGTCACCACCATCGCCCCCACAGGCACCCTTTCCATTATCGCCAATTCCTCATCCGGCGTTGAACCGCTTTTCGCTGTCTCTTATATCCGCCAGGTCATGGATGATGATGTGTTGGTCGAGGTCCATCCCCTTTTTGAAAAAATAGCAAAGGCGCAGGGCTTTTATAGCCCCGAGCTTATGGAGAAGATCGCTGTTAGCGGCGGGGTGAGGGATAACGCCGAAATTCCCGAGGATATCCGGCAAATTTTTGCCACGGCGCATGACATATCACCGGAAATGCACATCCGAATGCAGGCGGCGTTTCAAAAACATACGGATAATGCTGTCAGCAAAACCGTTAATTTTTCAAAGAAAGCAACCATGGACGACGTGGGCAGCGTCTATGAGTTGGCCTGGCAGCTTGGATGCAAGGGGGTCACCATTTACCGGGATGGGTCCCGCGACAAGCAGGTTTTATCAACCGGATCAATGGCAAGCGAGGCTAAGCCGACAGAGGAAGAAAAACAAAATCTTATACAGCGCCCCAAACGAAAGCGCCCCAAAATTCTCAAGGGGTGGACCCATCAAATGCAAACCGGATGCGGCCCCATTTATATCACCATCAATGAGGATCATGAGGGTCTTTTTGAACTTTTTACCACCATGGGAAAGGCCGGCGGGTGTGCGGCCTCCCAGAGTGAAGCAATCGGCCGAATGGTTTCATTGGCCTGGAGAAGCGGTATTGAAGCCCGCTACATCATTGGTCAGCTTAAAGGTATCTCCTGCCATTCCCCGGCTGGTTTTGGAAAAAACAAGGTGCTCTCTTGTGCTGATGCAGTGGCCAAAGCGATTGAGGAGCACATGGCCGCCAACGGCTATGGGGTGGTCCAGAAAAATTTTACCCCGGTCAAGGGGGCCTGCCCTGATTGCGGCGGCATGATGGTTCATGAAGGGGGATGCAGCGTCTGCAAGGTCTGCGGTTATAGCGACTGTGCATAG
- a CDS encoding TrkA C-terminal domain-containing protein encodes MIAIISLLLVVLLSIIVTRVASIALTHTGISREAARFQARSAFTGSGFTTNESEMVVNHPIRRRIVLILMLLGNAGIVTAVSSLILTFVHTGEGSSLTLRIIVLVTGLVVLWSFAYSKWVDQKLSTVIDKALKRFTRLDVTDYASLLHLAGEYRLAEIKVQAEDWLSGQSLQESRLSEEGVLILGVKKPNGRYIGTPIGSTQIAPNDVLIAYGRIGLIKELDKRKKGKEGDKKHRAAVEKQKQQ; translated from the coding sequence ATGATCGCTATTATTTCATTACTGCTTGTTGTGTTGCTCTCCATCATCGTCACCCGGGTTGCCTCTATTGCGCTCACCCACACGGGGATATCCCGGGAGGCTGCGAGGTTTCAGGCGCGATCCGCATTCACCGGCTCAGGCTTCACCACCAATGAATCCGAAATGGTGGTGAATCATCCCATTCGCCGCAGAATTGTATTGATTCTGATGCTTCTGGGAAATGCAGGCATTGTCACCGCGGTCTCCAGCCTCATCCTCACGTTTGTTCACACCGGTGAAGGCTCCAGTTTAACGCTGCGGATTATTGTTCTGGTTACGGGTTTGGTCGTCCTGTGGAGCTTTGCATACAGCAAATGGGTCGATCAAAAGCTTTCAACCGTCATTGACAAAGCACTTAAGCGGTTTACAAGATTGGATGTCACTGATTATGCCAGCCTGCTGCATTTGGCCGGGGAATATCGGCTTGCGGAGATCAAGGTTCAGGCGGAGGACTGGCTCTCCGGCCAATCCCTTCAGGAGTCGCGCCTGAGTGAAGAGGGCGTATTAATACTGGGCGTCAAAAAGCCGAATGGCAGATATATCGGAACCCCCATCGGCAGCACCCAAATCGCGCCAAATGATGTTCTCATCGCTTACGGTCGGATCGGCCTGATTAAGGAACTGGATAAACGAAAAAAAGGAAAAGAAGGGGATAAAAAGCATCGGGCAGCGGTTGAAAAACAAAAGCAACAATAA
- a CDS encoding HepT-like ribonuclease domain-containing protein has translation MYDPGLVTEILSQILKATQKVLRRFEPIQSPSDFVLSESGLEKFDAICMQLIAIGEGLKNLDKVTDKKLLPNYPQIDWTKAKALRDIISHHYFDVNEEAIFIVCDKHMKNLECTIERIIEDLEVNSP, from the coding sequence ATGTATGACCCTGGATTGGTCACTGAAATTTTATCGCAGATTCTAAAGGCCACACAAAAAGTTTTACGTCGCTTTGAACCAATCCAATCACCGAGTGATTTTGTTTTATCCGAATCCGGCCTTGAAAAATTCGACGCTATCTGTATGCAGCTGATTGCTATTGGAGAAGGACTAAAAAATCTCGATAAAGTCACTGACAAAAAACTTCTGCCCAATTATCCTCAAATTGACTGGACAAAGGCCAAGGCGCTCCGCGACATTATCAGCCATCATTATTTTGATGTAAATGAAGAAGCAATTTTCATTGTCTGCGATAAGCACATGAAAAATCTTGAGTGCACTATAGAACGAATAATTGAGGATTTGGAAGTTAATTCCCCTTGA
- a CDS encoding nucleotidyltransferase domain-containing protein: MDKRDILTAISEFHNQTKDTYRIKKIGIFGSYARNTINRESDVDIVVVLDDQDLFNLIGIKQDLEDRLKRHVDVVSYRNRMNPYLRKKIDNEAVYV, translated from the coding sequence ATGGATAAGCGCGATATTTTAACCGCCATCAGCGAATTTCATAACCAGACAAAAGATACATACCGAATAAAAAAGATAGGTATATTCGGATCTTATGCAAGAAATACAATAAACAGAGAAAGCGATGTAGATATTGTCGTGGTTCTTGATGACCAGGATTTATTCAACCTTATCGGAATTAAACAAGACCTTGAAGATAGACTCAAACGACATGTCGATGTTGTGAGCTACAGAAACAGAATGAATCCCTACCTTCGGAAAAAAATCGATAATGAGGCGGTCTATGTATGA
- the pyk gene encoding pyruvate kinase: MKKTKIIATISSKQCDPPFLKKLYEAGMDAVRMNTAHLNMKEASLIIDNVRAVSDRIPIMIDTKGPEMRTTECANDIPVRTGETICFRGDKDGETTPECVCVNYDGFAEELSPGDRILIDDGDIELSVLTRDPHGLTCEVRNDGLIRGRKSINLPGVKIRNLPSLSAKDIEFVKFAADRSVEFIAHSFVRRKEDVLAIQEILDAKNSRIKIIAKIENREGVDNIDEILDHAYGAMIARGDLAIEIPAQQIPLIQKNLVKKCIERRKPVIIATQMLQSMIHSPRPTRAEVSDVANACLDGTDAVMLSGETASGKYPLESIQMMATIADEIESSRNTFLNTPYETENTITSYLAKAAVKASMRLNTRALIADTISGRTIRSLAAYRGLNPVFAQCYDQRVKRELAISYGVHANFMETDLTSHEFLQTALIRLLREGHFNGDNLITVLAGNFGSDYGASFIEINTAENMLKRK, from the coding sequence ATGAAAAAAACAAAAATTATTGCCACCATTTCAAGCAAACAATGCGATCCGCCGTTCCTTAAGAAACTCTATGAGGCGGGCATGGATGCGGTTCGGATGAATACGGCCCACCTGAATATGAAGGAAGCTTCTCTCATCATCGACAATGTCCGGGCCGTGTCAGACCGCATTCCCATAATGATCGATACCAAGGGCCCCGAGATGCGCACAACCGAATGCGCGAATGACATCCCGGTCCGGACCGGGGAGACGATCTGTTTCAGGGGGGACAAAGACGGCGAAACCACGCCCGAGTGCGTTTGCGTCAATTACGACGGTTTTGCCGAAGAACTCTCCCCGGGTGACCGGATACTGATCGATGACGGGGATATCGAACTATCCGTGCTCACCAGGGATCCGCACGGATTGACATGTGAAGTCCGAAACGACGGGTTAATCCGGGGGCGCAAAAGCATCAATCTGCCCGGTGTGAAAATCAGAAACCTGCCGTCGCTCAGCGCCAAAGACATCGAATTCGTCAAGTTTGCCGCGGACAGGAGTGTCGAATTCATCGCACACTCCTTTGTGCGCAGAAAGGAAGACGTTCTTGCCATCCAGGAAATCCTGGACGCGAAAAACAGCCGGATAAAGATTATCGCCAAGATTGAAAACCGGGAAGGAGTGGACAATATTGATGAAATCCTGGACCATGCTTACGGCGCCATGATCGCCAGGGGGGATCTGGCTATTGAAATCCCCGCCCAGCAGATTCCGCTCATCCAGAAAAACCTGGTCAAAAAATGCATCGAGCGCCGCAAGCCCGTAATTATCGCCACCCAGATGCTCCAGTCCATGATCCACTCCCCCCGTCCCACCCGCGCCGAGGTATCGGATGTGGCCAATGCCTGCCTGGACGGCACTGACGCGGTGATGCTCTCCGGGGAAACCGCCAGCGGCAAGTACCCCCTGGAATCCATCCAGATGATGGCCACCATCGCCGATGAAATTGAATCAAGCCGGAATACCTTTCTCAACACCCCCTATGAAACTGAAAACACGATCACCAGCTACCTGGCCAAAGCCGCTGTAAAAGCTTCCATGCGACTTAATACGCGGGCGCTCATTGCCGACACCATCAGCGGCCGAACCATCCGGAGCCTGGCCGCCTATCGCGGGCTGAACCCGGTTTTCGCCCAGTGCTACGACCAGCGCGTCAAGCGCGAACTGGCAATTTCCTATGGGGTCCATGCCAATTTCATGGAAACGGACCTGACCTCCCACGAGTTTCTCCAGACCGCCCTGATCCGGCTGCTGCGGGAAGGCCATTTCAACGGTGACAACCTGATTACGGTGCTGGCCGGCAATTTCGGCTCCGATTACGGGGCCTCATTTATCGAAATCAACACCGCTGAGAATATGCTCAAACGGAAGTAA
- a CDS encoding transcriptional regulator, translating into MPNKVLRIGIMPRDQYKKRTIAIAKGEYKPKKSEPKIWFESVKSMAQILSNENQALLKIIAEQKPNSLKELEMISGRKSSNLSRTLNTMSRYGIVELRKKQRAVKPIVKATEFRVEFRL; encoded by the coding sequence ATGCCGAATAAAGTATTAAGAATTGGGATTATGCCCAGAGATCAATATAAAAAAAGAACCATCGCAATTGCAAAGGGAGAATATAAACCCAAAAAAAGTGAGCCCAAGATCTGGTTTGAATCCGTTAAATCAATGGCGCAGATACTGAGCAATGAAAATCAGGCACTTTTGAAAATTATTGCTGAACAAAAACCAAATTCTCTCAAAGAGCTTGAAATGATATCCGGAAGGAAGAGCAGCAACCTTTCACGCACTTTAAATACAATGTCTCGATATGGGATTGTGGAACTAAGAAAGAAACAACGAGCTGTTAAGCCGATCGTAAAAGCTACCGAATTTAGAGTTGAATTCAGATTGTAA